One window of the Montipora foliosa isolate CH-2021 chromosome 4, ASM3666993v2, whole genome shotgun sequence genome contains the following:
- the LOC138001436 gene encoding uncharacterized protein PF3D7_1120000-like, with product MPAKKNKRGDRGSVEEETSTAKKTANMAADNDPRIEESIHKINEQEQPSLLEIKQLLVDIQIQIAAVLTENLKLRKETEELKDSANFNEKELNDLKDSLLKTKNENKTLKDFLEETRRELKAVKDDFREQKEETEQLWSAFDDLEQYTRKNSLEIHGIPQNAYSDTDTDKVAEALNITVEPEDIEISHKLRRGTAIIVKFCSHKVKSKIYKERVKLKHVKISDLFPSYTSTGQQHRIFVNEKLTAYRRRMVGKANKRRQEGTLTSVWTLDGKMYIKTSPEGAPVRIFSEEDLDNL from the coding sequence ATGCccgcaaagaaaaataagagagGCGATCGTGGCTCGGTAGAAGAAGAGACAAGTACTGCGAAGAAGacggccaatatggccgccgacAATGATCCAAGAATTGAAGAATCTATACACAAGATAAACGAACAAGAGCAGCCAAGCCTCCTCGAAATCAAGCAGTTATTGGTGGATATTCAGATCCAAATAGCGGCGGTACTCACCGAAAATCTAAAACTTAGGAAGGAAACTGAAGAATTAAAAGACTCCGCAAATTTTAATGAGAAGGAACTCAATGATCTGAAGGACTCCTTGCTAAAGACGAAGAACGAAAACAAGACCTTAAAAGATTTTCTGGAGGAAACGAGGAGAGAGCTGAAAGCGGTGAAAGATGACTTTAGAGAGCAGAAGGAAGAAACTGAACAATTGTGGTCTGCTTTCGACGATTTGGAACAATACACGCGAAAGAACTCGCTAGAAATACACGGAATACCACAAAATGCATACTCGGATACGGATACGGATAAAGTGGCCGAAGCTTTGAACATAACTGTAGAGCCCGAGGACATCGAGATTTCTCACAAGCTGAGGAGGGGCACGGCTATTATAGTTAAATTTTGCAGTCACAAGGTAAAGTCCAAAATTTACAAGGAACGCGTTAAATTAAAGCATGTTAAAATCTCGGATCTTTTTCCAAGTTACACTTCCACTGGACAACAGCACCGAATTTTTGTTAATGAGAAACTTACAGCTTACAGGAGAAGGATGGTCGGAAAAGCCAACAAACGAAGGCAGGAAGGAACTCTTACTAGTGTTTGGACGTTGGACGGTAAGATGTACATTAAAACCTCGCCTGAAGGCGCCCCCGTAagaatattttctgaagaagaTCTAGATAACTTATAA